The Pochonia chlamydosporia 170 chromosome 1, whole genome shotgun sequence genome window below encodes:
- a CDS encoding transposase (similar to Metarhizium robertsii ARSEF 23 XP_007817074.2), with amino-acid sequence MSSNTNYEISMPTTDKLRGMANWPEWSTKVQLALVSMGLWGHVKGEVIRPADDAADWVKSDSKAIFFMINNMTEITQQKLKQSGWDVDNATSETTWNLLKSSVTKITDESLAELLMKFPHYKRRDFTTFNAYIAKTLWAWDTIVKAGGLDDKFLVMTLMNGIKDTYPEWYTNWKHDCDRGKFPTKQDFLQFLSAKADDEEAAGAPINLSMQTPNQLPPLPEGTKGSDQCHIHVNMAHTNDNCWSRHPEKRPSWHKGKRKGKNSGRVGNPDIIQPMNLAILATALSSDAVVLDSGAAEHCFNDLKWFTHIDFHDEDSRYVGHNNVPYGRQGIGIVQITANGKTLILHNVGYCAVGAANIIATSILERSYGLVVNGQTKELVFASSGHKLCSYAWKSGIAVLDIGPQSKSQCNFSVLPNRATTKNVDYGLMHHRLMHAGVERTKRACKAAGIQLNESSIKEFHCEACYLGKADAIISRAKFEPTAFLSHVYWDLLQHTPIGYGGYRWSLHGIDGYTGFQWIMFLTRKKHALPKLKEWKGKVEKMSGGHQVQVFVFDNGGEFKSDKAAEWGTKEEVNIKYTTPYAHEQNGRAEKAGKDIAAGARTTLIQLQLPQELWPLFMETSVYIHNLLPARRYNWQSPIQRMFKIINLPYEPNLQHIHTWGCKAYVTIPKEIQVKSQKMANKAKIGNLVGMEGLHGHVYKIWLPDEQRVVRARDVRFHEEPNNKTRTETTIEYEAKLVEPDLEGSGKIIYTEVRNGLGTDLGGKQIEEHHLGPSGTITPETHSADRGSLSPDIRLGTPLESPHSMLSDIDVVEQIDDSGASQSQHEQLHQDTGPIRQAPADVDKNPRSETPRNNLQERTPPYTPAQQYRGDQTQIRNQLAQEEQEDLLQEQPIPPARAMHGTVSEEQDVEDPASEQPMGQGLVSDQHNHPSHSSHRSLRNQPRRDYSDNGVTIAAGRAAKYINLIYREEDIIQKQPKLRLIPMWSIIKTREHLNQPRVPKNWFDARMRNDYKSKWLPAMERQFRSLAEMDVWILVELPPGKLALDGRWVYDEKYPKDADPYARARWVVRGDQIKDSYALEDLYAAVAHMTSVRLFCTVVALLDLDWAQYDAVTAFLNAKARQEVYMKQPQGFDDGSGRVCLLKRALYGLPTSPLWWFDTARAYLKELGFAPLASELCLFRRDDGVHILLYVDDMIIAAPTKQMVKDTAESIALRFKIKEIGEVTEFLGLEIKRDRSQRRIWISQEKFIDKIVEKFFPDQQLNKAQSPWPSKTEIPANWKELDVAMPSTDWLERTGSLNFLSMGTRPDITYTVQRLCEANQGPTEIHVQVLKHLFRYISTTKSYGICLGGSYRITDLKLRVYADASFATDPMTRFSTAGHIVFVAEGPIHWKSAKQTLVTTSTTEAEFINLTPAGMSILWISQFLADLKMPQPKPLVLFTDSQNARLAVLNKNNTARTRHIDIRYKWIINRTNDGFFQLHQVGTDEMTADGLTKALTPVKHAQFIRQLNLGKAQVTR; translated from the coding sequence ATGTCAAGCAACACCAATTACGAAATCTCGATGCCAACTACGGACAAGCTCCGTGGCATGGCCAATTGGCCTGAATGGTCAACCAAGGTCCAGCTTGCGCTAGTGTCAATGGGTCTTTGGGGCCATGTTAAAGGAGAGGTGATACGGccagcagatgatgcagctgaTTGGGTCAAGAGCGATTCTAAGGCTATATTTTTCAtgatcaacaacatgacggaGATAACGCAGCAGAAACTAAAACAATCCGGCTGGGATGTAGACAACGCAACATCCGAAACCACTTGGAATCTGTTGAAGTCCTCTGTTACAAAGATTACGGATGAATCCCTTGCTGAACTCTTAATGAAATTCCCACACTATAAGCGCAGGGATTTCACGACGTTCAACGCATATATTGCAAAAACACTGTGGGCTTGGGATACGATTGTCAAAGCTGGGGGCTTAGACGATAAGTTCTTAGTCATGACCTTGATGAATGGTATCAAAGACACCTATCCGGAATGGTATACCAACTGGAAGCACGATTGTGACAGAGGCAAGTTTCCAACCAAGCAGGACTTCCTACAGTTTCTGTCCGCTAAGgcggatgacgaagaagctgctggagccCCTATCAACTTATCTATGCAAACACCCAATCAGCTACCACCATTGCCGGAAGGGACCAAAGGGTCGGACCAGTGTCACATCCATGTTAACATGGCTCACACAAATGATAACTGCTGGTCGCGACACCCAGAAAAACGACCCTCTTGGCATAAAGGCAAACGAAAAGGCAAAAATTCTGGCCGAGTCGGTAACCCAGATATCATCCAGCCGATGAACCTTGCAATTCTGGCGACCGCCTTATCATCAGATGCCGTAGTATTGGATTCCGGAGCTGCGGAACACTGCTTCAATGACCTTAAGTGGTTTACACACATTGACTTCCACGATGAAGACAGTCGCTATGTTGGGCATAATAACGTCCCCTATGGTCGTCAAGGAATTGGAATAGTGCAGATTACGGCGAATGGGAAAACACTTATCCTGCACAACGTTGGATACTGTGCGGTTGGCGCCGCAAATATAATCGCGACGAGCATCTTGGAAAGGAGCTATGGTCTGGTTGTTAATGGTCAAACTAAGGAACTGGTTTTTGCAAGTTCAGGGCATAAGTTATGCTCATATGCATGGAAATCAGGAATAGCTGTTCTTGACATTGGACCACAATCCAAGTCACAATGCAACTTTTCTGTTCTTCCCAATCGAGCTACAACTAAGAATGTTGATTACGGCCTAATGCACCACCGGCTAATGCATGCTGGTGTAGAGAGAACTAAACGAGCTTGCAAAGCAGCTGGGATCCAATTGAATGAGTCATCTATTAAGGAATTTCACTGCGAGGCATGTTATCTTGGCAAGGCGGATGCTATTATTAGCCGGGCCAAGTTCGAGCCAACGGCATTTCTTAGTCATGTCTACTGGGATCTGCTACAACACACACCAATTGGATACGGAGGCTACCGTTGGTCTCTTCACGGCATAGACGGATATACTGGCTTCCAATGGATCATGTTTTTAACCAGGAAGAAACACGCGCTGCCGAAACTAAAGGAATGGAAGGGGAAGGTAGAGAAGATGAGTGGCGGgcatcaagttcaagtctttgtctttgacaacggCGGCGAGTTCAAATCAGATAAGGCTGCTGAATGGGGCACCAAGGAAGAGGTCAATATCAAGTATACAACACCTTATGCCCATGAACAGAACGGCAGAGCCGAAAAAGCTGGTAAAGACATTGCGGCAGGAGCTCGCACAACACTTATTCAGCTACAACTACCCCAAGAACTCTGGCCTCTCTTCATGGAGACCAGTGTGTACATTCACAATCTCCTACCGGCACGGCGGTACAACTGGCAGAGTCCGATCCAACGGATgttcaaaatcatcaacctgCCATATGAGCCAAATCTCCAGCACATCCACACATGGGGCTGTAAAGCCTACGTCACAATCCCCAAGGAAATTCAAGTCAAGAGCcagaaaatggccaacaaagccaagattggcaatcttgttggcatggaAGGTCTGCATGGCCACGTATACAAAATATGGCTTCCGGATGAGCAACGCGTCGTCCGGGCCCGTGATGTGCGCTTCCATGAGGAACCCAACAATAAAACACGCACTGAAACGACGATCGAATACGAAGCTAAACTCGTCGAGCCAGACCTTGAAGGCTCCGGAAAGATCATCTACACAGAAGTGCGGAATGGGCTAGGCACAGACCTAGGCGGAAAACAAATAGAGGAACATCATCTGGGTCCGTCTGGCACAATAACACCAGAAACACATTCAGCAGACCGGGGTTCACTGTCCCCAGATATTAGGCTGGGAACACCTCTCGAATCGCCACACAGTATGCTGTCGGATATTGATGTGGTTGAACAAATCGATGACAGCGGTGCtagccaaagccagcatgagcagcttcatcaagacACAGGGCCAATAAGACAGGCACCTGCAGACGTGGATAAGAACCCACGATCAGAAACACCGCGGAACAACTTGCAAGAACGAACACCACCCTATACGCCGGCCCAACAATATAGGGGAGACCAAACACAGATTCGGAACCAGCttgcccaagaagaacaggaGGACCTGCTACAGGAACAGCCCATACCACCTGCACGGGCAATGCATGGCACAGTTTCCGAAGAacaggatgttgaagatcCAGCATCGGAACAGCCGATGGGCCAGGGGTTAGTGTCTGATCAACACAACCATCCCAGCCATTCTTCACATCGTAGCCTGCGTAATCAACCACGACGGGACTACTCAGACAATGGCGTTACAATTGCTGCAGGAAGAGCAGCCAAGTACATCAATCTAATAtatcgagaagaagacatcatacagaaacagccaaaacTCCGGCTAATACCGATGTGGTCGATCATAAAGACCAGGGAACATCTTAACCAACCACGAGTACCAAAAAACTGGTTTGATGCCCGTATGCGAAATGACTATaagtcaaagtggctgcCAGCAATGGAAAGACAGTTCCGGAGCCTCGCCGAGATGGACGTCTGGATCCTTGTTGAACTGCCACCGGGCAAACTTGCGCTTGACGGCCGATGGGTGTATGATGAGAAATATCCAAAGGATGCCGATCCCTACGCACGAGCCAGATGGGTCGTACGAGGTGATCAAATCAAAGACTCATACGCCTTAGAAGATCTCTATGCAGCAGTAGCACATATGACATCGGTGCGACTCTTCTGTACAGTCGTTGCtctcttggacttggactggGCCCAATATGATGCGGTGACTGCGTTCCTAAATGCAAAGGCACGACAAGAAGTGTACATGAAACAACCACAAGGCTTTGATGATGGATCCGGACGAGTGTGTTTGCTGAAACGAGCACTCTATGGACTTCCAACATCACCactgtggtggtttgataCAGCCCGCGCATATTTGAAAGAGCTAGGATTTGCGCCACTGGCATCAGAGCTCTGTCTCTTCCGACGAGACGATGGAGTCCACATTCTTCTATACGTTGACGACATGATCATTGCGGCGCCCACTAAACAGATGGTCAAGGACACAGCTGAGTCGATTGCCTTGCGATTCAAAATCAAGGAAATCGGCGAGGTGACAGAGTTCCTAGGTCTTGAAATCAAGAGAGACCGATCACAGCGCCGCATCTGGATCAGCCAAGAGAAATTCATCGATAAGATTGTAGAGAAATTCTTCCCTGACCAACAGCTTAACAAGGCACAGAGCCCCTGGCCTTCGAAGACCGAGATCCCGGCTAACTGGAAAGAACTGGATGTCGCGATGCCATCCACAGACTGGCTTGAACGTACTGGCAGTCTGAACTTTCTATCCATGGGGACGAGACCTGATATCACATATACCGTACAACGGCTGTGTGAAGCTAATCAGGGCCCAACCGAGATACACGTCCAAGTACTGAAACATCTCTTCAGATATATATCAACAACCAAATCGTATGGCATTTGCCTCGGTGGTAGTTACAGAATCACAGATCTCAAGCTCCGTGTATATGCGGATGCATCCTTTGCAACGGACCCAATGACCCGCTTCTCAACAGCAGGCCATATTGTCTTCGTTGCTGAGGGGCCAATCCATTGGAAGTCGGCCAAGCAGACGCTCGTGACGACTAGCACAACCGAGGCTgaattcatcaacctcacacCAGCGGGAATGAGCATATTGTGGATATCGCAATTCCTCGCTGACCTGAAAATGCCGCAACCGAAGCCGTTAGTCCTATTTACAGACAGTCAGAACGCCAGGTTGGCAGTATTAAATAAGAACAACACGGCTCGTACGCGTCATATTGATATCCGGTACAAGTGGATCATCAATCGTACCAATGATGGgttctttcaacttcatcaagtcgGTACAGACGAGATGACAGCCGATGGATTGACAAAGGCACTTACGCCAGTTAAACATGCCCAATTTATCAGGCAACTCAACCTGGGCAAAGCCCAAGTCACTCGCTGA
- a CDS encoding MULE transposase domain-containing protein → MTTSNTALRLQQSPTYAVIAPHLRSTWLKHCLQQEEAWLDMPTTGEVFKTAEDCLRRLNTYGFAAGCLFVTFRSVKGVSATYKCSHHSQTTANKRGLNPRVLRATDSGKVISNRQRDRNDARYGCELAYFVSFRKMNRHDNEKRWIGRWVHDTHTGHQFPISPFAYGVHRQSIDDYKALLTVARDYRTQGLAYSDARKLLKEEATGLVIKKRDYYNLVRLCPQDIKDNEDTITALLRALEDRGFKYRLRTEETIEDGIVVARKLVQIFFYCEQAVPFAQRFTSNAVLIVDGTFRTNKLKFPLLVAVGKTNTNRTMPVAFSYTPSESAESFTFFFDCMRTEFYYDCVCEPASKLQICTWHVQTAMIRWLGDHQYTREDIDGDEHKGLAGLRQLIKNYVYSYTFDELETNRTLLIISLQPEDRHYIVDNWQMKESRFVVAYTKQYTNLGCRASQTAESQNRLIHQVTHGHMSIAASAAGIADWNRDFYNEMTEEEHCSMTEKAVRIDRHAFKLLTGTVSSYAISLIDEQWTKLKRLAGDGENIESRPCRCVMRQQWLLPCYHDLWKAYETGIPLPRSLVHPRYWLAGHVHRPREWAPSYESITQLIISPKRARLESALQKLVQLRDGFDGEERSRFEQQLLALAGKGETIASNRRAMAAIPISAPEALPNRRAIGRREATRTGRLLTALEQ, encoded by the exons ATGACCACTTCCAATACTGCCTTGCGGCTTCAACAGTCTCCTACCTATGCTGTTATCGCTCCTCACCTTCGGTCTACATGGCTAAAGCACTGCttgcagcaagaagaagcgtgGCTTGACATGCCGACGACTGGGGAGGTGTTTAAGACAGCGGAAGACTGTCTTCGGAGACTTAATACGTATGGTTTCGCTGCCGGGTGTCTCTTCGTGACATTTCGCTCAGTTAAGGGTGTCTCTGCGACTTATAAGTGCTCTCATCACTCCCAGACTACTGCAAATAAGCGGGGGCTAAATCCTCGAGTTTTAAGAGCGACAGACTCTGGCAAGGTTATCAGCAATCGTCAGAGGGATCGAAATGATGCCAGATATGGGTGCGAGTTGGCCTACTTTGTATCTTTTCGTAAGATGAATAGGCACGACAATGAGAAGCGGTGGATTGGGAGATGGGTCCACGATACTCACACAGGCCATCAATTTCCAATATCTCCATTCGCCTATGGCGTCCACAGGCAGTCTATCGATGACTATAAGGCGCTACTCACTGTTGCCCGCGACTATAGGACTCAGGGTTTAGCCTATTCTGATGCTCGGAAGCTACTAAAAGAAGAGGCAACAGGGTTGGTGATCAAAAAGAGAGATTACTATAATTTGGTCAGACTATGCCCCCAGGACATCAAAGACAATGAAGACACGATCACCGCATTGCTTCGAGCGCTAGAAGACCGCGGTTTTAAGTATCGACTACGTACAGAAGAGACAATTGAAGACGGAATCGTTGTCGCCCGCAAACTGGTCCAAATCTTCTTCTACTGCGAGCAGGCAGTGCCTTTCGCCCAGCGATTTACCTCCAATGCGGTGCTCATTGTTGATGGCACCTTCAGAACCAATAAGCTAAAATTTCCCTTGCTCGTCGCTGTTGGTAAGACCAATACAAATAGGACGATGCCAGTGGCCTTCTCATACACCCCTAGCGAGTCTGCTGAGTCATttaccttcttctttgactGTATGCGTACGGAATTCTACTATGATTGTGTCTGTGAGCCTGCG TCAAAACTTCAGATTTGCACCTGGCACGTTCAAACCGCCATGATTCGTTGGCTCGGTGACCATCAGTATACAAGAGAGGATATCGATGGCGACGAACATAAGGGACTAGCTGGATTAAGACAACTAATCAAGAACTATGTCTATTCATATACATTTGACGAACTTGAGACAAACAGAACACTACTAATTATTTCTCTACAGCCAGAAGATCGTCACTACATCGTGGATAACTGGCAGATGAAGGAGTCTCGATTTGTCGTCGCTTATACTAAGCAATATACCAACCTTGGATGTCGAGCAAGCCAGACAGCTGAGTCTCAGAATAGGCTCATCCATCAGGTTACCCACGGTCACATGAGTATTGCAGCATCGGCCGCAGGTATCGCTGACTGGAATCGAGACTTCTATAATGAAATGACTGAAGAGGAGCATTGCTCGATGACAGAGAAAGCTGTGCGTATTGATCGACACGCATTCAAACTTCTCACTGGCACAGTCAGCTCATACGCAATATCCTTAATAGATGAGCAGTGGACTAAGCTCAAGAGGCTTGCTGGCGACGGTGAGAATATAGAATCTCGGCCTTGTCGATGTGTTATGCGACAGCAGTGGCTTTTGCCCTGCTATCACGATCTCTGGAAGGCATACGAGACTGGAATACCTCTACCCAGGTCACTCGTTCATCCCAGATATTGGCTCGCTGGCCATGTGCATAGACCTCGAGAATGGGCGCCGTCATATGAGTCAATCACACAGCTTATTATCTCACCAAAGCGAGCCAGGCTAGAAAGCGCGCTTCAGAAGCTCGTACAGCTACGCGACGGGTTCGACGGTGAGGAAAGGAGCAGATTCGAGCAGCAACTACTTGCCCTGGCGGGAAAAGGGGAGACGATCGCCTCTAATCGTAGGGCAATGGCGGCGATTCCCATATCTGCACCGGAAGCACTACCAAACCGACGGGCAATTGGTCGACGAGAAGCCACAAGAACCGGACGACTGCTTACAGCCTTAGAACAATAG